The Corallococcus caeni DNA segment GGTCCAGGAAGTAGTGGAGGTTGTGCAGGGTGTTGAGCCGCATCGCTAGGATTTCGCCCGCGGCGAAGAGGTGGCGCAGGTAGGACCGGCTGAACGTGCGGCAGGTGTAGCAGGAGCACGCCGGGTCCACCGGACGGGGGTCCCTGGCGTAGGCCGCGTTGCGGATGACCAGCTTGCCCTCCGAGGTGAAGAGCAGGCCGTTGCGTGCGCACCGCGTGGGCAGCACGCAGTCGAACATGTCCACGCCCTGCTCCACGCACGTCACCAGGTCCAGCGGCGTGCCCACGCCCATGAGGTAGCGCGGCTTGTCCCGGGGCAGGAGCGGCGCCGAGTACGCCACGCCCGCGTGCATCGCCTCCGGGGCCTCGCCCACGGAGTAGCCGCCCAGCGCGTAGCCGGGCAGGTCCACCGCGCAGATCTCCTCCGCGTGGCGCTTGCGCAGGTCCTCGTGGAGGCCGCCCTGCACGATGCCGAAGAGCGACGAGCGCTCGCGGCTCCACGCCTTCACGCACCGGTGCAGCCAGCGCGTGGTGCGCGCCAGGGACTTCTCCAGGTAGGCCCGGTCCTCGGTGGACGGGGGGCACTCGTCGAACGCCATGATGACGTCCGCGCCCAGCGTCTCCTGGATTTCGATGGAGCGCTCCGGCGACAGCGAGTGCCGCGACCCGTCCAGGTGCGACTGGAACGCGGCGCCCTCCTCGGTGATCTTGCGCTTCTCCGACAGGCTGAACACCTGGAAGCCGCCGCTGTCGGTGAGCATGGGCCGGTCCCAGGAGATGAAGCGGTGCAGGCCGCCCATCTCCCCGACGAGCGGCTCTCCCGGGCGGAGCATCAGGTGGTAGGTGTTGCCCAGGATGATCTGCGCGTCCAGGGTCTTCAGGTCGTCCGGGCCCACGCCCTTGACGCTGCCCACGGTGCCCACGGGCATGAAGATGGGCGTCTCGATGGGGCCATGCGGCGTGTGCAGCCGGCCGCGGCGCGCCTTCGTCCCGCTGGTGTCCTCGTGCAACAGCTCGAAGCGCACCAGCCCCGGGGGCACGCGGGTATCGCCCTTCTCGCCCTTTTCCCTGCCCTGCTCGTCGACCACGGCACTCACTCCTTCACCAACATGGCATCGCCGTAACTGAAGAACCGGTAGCCCGCGCGCACGGCCTCCTGGTACGCGGCCAGCGTGCGCTCGCGGCCCAGCAGCGCGCTCACCAGCATCACCAGCGTGGAGCGCGGCAGGTGGAAGTTCGTGAGGAGCACGTCCACCTGGCGGAAGACATAGCCGGGCCGGATGAACATCGCCGTCTCGCCGGGGCCGCTGCGCAGCCGGCCCGTCTCGGGGTCGGTGGCGGACTCCAGCGTGCGCACCACGGTGGTGCCCACGGCGACCACGCGGCGCCCTTCGGCCTTCGCGGCGTTCACGGCGGCGGCGGTGGCCTCCGGCACGGTGAAGCGCTCCGGGTGCATGTGGTGCTTGTCCAGCACCTCTTCACGCACGGGGAGGAAGGTGCCGGGCCCCACGTCGAGCGTCACCTCCGCGCGCTGGACGCCCCTGGCCGCGAGCTTCGCGAAGACCTCCGGCGTGAAGTGCAGGCCGGCGGTGGGCGCGGCCACGGCGCCGGATGCGCGGGCGTACACGGTCTGGTAGCGCTCGGCGTCCGCGGCCTCGGGCTCGCGGGTGATGTACGGAGGCAGGGGCAGGCGGCCCGCCGCGTCCAGGAGGCTGGCGAGCGACGTGCCCGGGGCCGCGTGGAAGCGCACCCGGTACTCCCCTCCCCCCAGGGCCTCCAGGATTTCGGCGGACAGGCCCCCGGCGAAGGTGACGGACTGGCCGGGCTTGAGGCCCTTGGACGCCTGCCCCAGGCAGACCCACTCCAGGGACTCGGGCGCGCCGCCGAGCGCGGCGGAGGTGAGCGTGGCCGCGGCGGCGGGCCGGACGACCAGCAGCTCCACGCGGCCGCCGGTGCCGCTCTTCTGGCCCAGGAGGCGCGCGGGGATGACGCGCGCGTCGTTGAGGACGAGCAGGTCTCCCTCGCGCAGCAGGTCCACGAGGTCGGTGAAGTGCTGGTGGCTCCAGGCGCCGGTGGCGCGGCTGACGACCATCAGGCGCGACGCGTCCCGGTGGGGTAGCGGGGCCTGGGCGATCTGCGCCTCGGGGAGCTCGAAATCGTAGTCGGAGAGGAGGGACGACACGGGGTTGGCGCTTGTAGCAGCCCCCGCGCCCTCACGGAACCGGCGTGGGAGGTCAGTAGAGCTGCTGGAACTCGGCGCCCGGGTAGTAGTGGGAGAGGATCTCCCGGTACGTCTTGCCCTGGTCGGCGAAGGCCTTGGCGCCCCACTGGCACAGCCCCGCCCCGTGGCCGAAGCCACGCCCGGTGAACACGTAGTTCTTGCCGGAGGCTTCCACGTCGAAGTCCAGGCTCTTGAGGCGCGTGTAGCCCAGCTTGCGGCGGAACTGCACGCCGTCCACCACGGTGCCATCCGCCAGCGTCACGCGGGTCACCCGGTGCGTGGGCGTGCGGCCGCTGACGCGCATGCCGTCCGGCGGGGACTTCAGCGCCTTGCGGAGCTCCGCTTCGGGGAGGGTCGCGGACCAGCGGCTGGCGGGCAGCTTCCCGCAGGGGCAGTCGACGGGCTGCAGGTACGGCAGGTTCCGCTGGAGGGCGTCCTGGCCGGACTCGGTGTGTCCGCCGCAGGAGGCATGGAAGTACGCCTCGATGGGGGCCAGGTCGTACGTGAGCACCTCGCCCCGGGTGGCCTCCACGGCGGCGCGCGTCTTGGCGTCCTCGCGGTTGACGCCGCCGTACACCTGGTGGAGCACGCTGCTGCCCATGTGGAAGGCGGCGCCGTAGGAATCGAGCTTCTTCTGCAGCGCGTACGTCCGCGCGGCCACGGCCTGGGCCTTGAGGGCCTCCAGGGGGAAGGACACGGGCATCTCGCTGCCGAGCACCGCCGCGAGGTAGTCCTCCAGGGGGATGACGTTGATGAGCTGGAGGCTGCTCTTGAAGAGGCGCACGACGACGTCGCCACGCACCTGCGCGCTGCCCGCCTTGAGGGGTTCGTTGCCGGGGCCGCCCGCGTCGGTGGCCTCCATGCCGCCCCGGAAGCGGATGGCGTCCCCGATGACAGGCGCCCCGTTGACCTCCAGCTTGCCGTTGCGGCGGCGCACGGTGGCCTGCCCGCCGTTGATGGCGACGAAGGTGCCGTCCTCGGCATCGGGGCCGAAGCCCAGGCCCCGGCCGCTCACGCGGACCTCGTCGCCGGGGTCGTCCATGGCAATGCGCATCGTCTCCACGGCGAACGCCCGCGACGACGCGAGCAGGAGCAGCAGCAGTGCCACACGTTGCAACATG contains these protein-coding regions:
- a CDS encoding SpoIID/LytB domain-containing protein; the protein is MLQRVALLLLLLASSRAFAVETMRIAMDDPGDEVRVSGRGLGFGPDAEDGTFVAINGGQATVRRRNGKLEVNGAPVIGDAIRFRGGMEATDAGGPGNEPLKAGSAQVRGDVVVRLFKSSLQLINVIPLEDYLAAVLGSEMPVSFPLEALKAQAVAARTYALQKKLDSYGAAFHMGSSVLHQVYGGVNREDAKTRAAVEATRGEVLTYDLAPIEAYFHASCGGHTESGQDALQRNLPYLQPVDCPCGKLPASRWSATLPEAELRKALKSPPDGMRVSGRTPTHRVTRVTLADGTVVDGVQFRRKLGYTRLKSLDFDVEASGKNYVFTGRGFGHGAGLCQWGAKAFADQGKTYREILSHYYPGAEFQQLY
- the queA gene encoding tRNA preQ1(34) S-adenosylmethionine ribosyltransferase-isomerase QueA, which gives rise to MSSLLSDYDFELPEAQIAQAPLPHRDASRLMVVSRATGAWSHQHFTDLVDLLREGDLLVLNDARVIPARLLGQKSGTGGRVELLVVRPAAAATLTSAALGGAPESLEWVCLGQASKGLKPGQSVTFAGGLSAEILEALGGGEYRVRFHAAPGTSLASLLDAAGRLPLPPYITREPEAADAERYQTVYARASGAVAAPTAGLHFTPEVFAKLAARGVQRAEVTLDVGPGTFLPVREEVLDKHHMHPERFTVPEATAAAVNAAKAEGRRVVAVGTTVVRTLESATDPETGRLRSGPGETAMFIRPGYVFRQVDVLLTNFHLPRSTLVMLVSALLGRERTLAAYQEAVRAGYRFFSYGDAMLVKE
- the tgt gene encoding tRNA guanosine(34) transglycosylase Tgt → MVDEQGREKGEKGDTRVPPGLVRFELLHEDTSGTKARRGRLHTPHGPIETPIFMPVGTVGSVKGVGPDDLKTLDAQIILGNTYHLMLRPGEPLVGEMGGLHRFISWDRPMLTDSGGFQVFSLSEKRKITEEGAAFQSHLDGSRHSLSPERSIEIQETLGADVIMAFDECPPSTEDRAYLEKSLARTTRWLHRCVKAWSRERSSLFGIVQGGLHEDLRKRHAEEICAVDLPGYALGGYSVGEAPEAMHAGVAYSAPLLPRDKPRYLMGVGTPLDLVTCVEQGVDMFDCVLPTRCARNGLLFTSEGKLVIRNAAYARDPRPVDPACSCYTCRTFSRSYLRHLFAAGEILAMRLNTLHNLHYFLDLMSQVRRAIAEDRFAAFARDFRAKAVAQEAERKGGR